A genomic window from Streptomyces sp. NBC_00234 includes:
- a CDS encoding phosphatase PAP2 family protein, producing the protein MQHATAAPAPGHRPRWWTELPLIAVVYALYSAGRLLVRGDVSTAVDHGLAILRLEQALFLNAEHPLNRLLTANPALGIPADFAYASLHYLVTPAVLIWMFRRRKAAYRAARTWLMTSTLLGLIGFTLMPTCPPRLLDARHGFVDTMAQYSSYGWWGTEASAPRGLGGMTNQYAAMPSLHVGWSVWCGVLLWRHGRHPVVRALGIAYPLLTTLVVMGTANHYFLDAVAGVAVMTVGALLAKPVIRLSDRLKNRFRAGAVPVSTAVNAGKSPDVSAGCKTSAGERIPGQRTSSADSTDTGAPVDDAAAAAR; encoded by the coding sequence ATGCAGCACGCCACCGCCGCGCCCGCACCCGGCCACCGTCCCCGATGGTGGACCGAGCTGCCACTGATAGCGGTGGTGTACGCGCTGTACTCGGCGGGACGGCTGCTGGTCCGCGGTGACGTGTCGACCGCGGTCGACCACGGGCTCGCGATACTCCGGCTGGAACAGGCCCTCTTCCTGAACGCCGAGCATCCGCTGAACCGGCTGCTGACCGCCAACCCCGCGCTCGGGATACCCGCCGACTTCGCGTACGCCTCACTGCACTACCTCGTCACCCCGGCCGTCCTCATATGGATGTTCCGGCGCCGGAAGGCCGCCTACCGGGCGGCCCGCACCTGGCTCATGACCTCCACGCTCCTCGGGCTGATCGGCTTCACGCTGATGCCGACCTGCCCGCCCCGGCTGCTCGACGCACGGCACGGCTTCGTCGACACGATGGCCCAGTACAGCTCGTACGGCTGGTGGGGCACCGAAGCGAGCGCACCGCGCGGGCTCGGCGGGATGACCAACCAGTACGCGGCGATGCCGAGCCTGCACGTCGGCTGGTCGGTGTGGTGCGGGGTCCTTCTCTGGCGGCACGGCCGCCACCCCGTCGTACGGGCCCTCGGCATCGCCTACCCCCTGCTGACCACGCTCGTGGTGATGGGGACCGCGAACCACTACTTCCTCGACGCCGTGGCGGGCGTCGCGGTGATGACCGTCGGAGCCCTTCTCGCGAAGCCGGTCATCCGCCTCTCCGACCGCCTGAAGAACCGGTTCCGGGCCGGCGCGGTCCCCGTGAGCACGGCCGTGAATGCCGGTAAGTCCCCGGATGTCAGTGCCGGATGCAAGACTTCCGCGGGTGAGCGAATCCCCGGCCAGCGGACCTCCTCCGCAGATTCAACCGACACCGGCGCACCGGTCGACGACGCTGCGGCAGCGGCTCGCTGA
- a CDS encoding tetratricopeptide repeat protein, whose amino-acid sequence MVSTRPVPNLAFRRLRGQRSAGEFAAAVRRAAREIGEQVACDARYIGRVESGEIRCPNYAYERVFLHMFPGAGLADLGFSARETVRGRGARTPDADAPAHRTTPPPPTLHSDTDEESDVLRRMFMTSGTATVAAASLGLGGASAAALTSLPAQRRVGEAEVTAVEKAVRQIRLLDDRHGADGLYRRAAQPLRAAYALLDAGTTTRRATADRLHAGAGELAISVGWLAHDSGRFEDARSHYAEALATARLAGDAALEAHAFCNASFLARDTGRPREAVRAAEAGQRAARPLGSPRLLALLALREAGGRAGLGDRTGCDQAIGRAHAAFERGATVSDPEWMTFFREAEMEMLQAQCWSALGDWPRAARHARRATRFQDPHFTRNLALYRAQLTGDLARAGIADEAAAAGHAVLDLLDQVQSSRIRAMLASAVRVLRAQSGSPAVTDFVSRYAEAGAAVTGPSARPPAAR is encoded by the coding sequence ATGGTGTCGACACGGCCAGTTCCCAACCTCGCCTTCCGCCGGCTGCGCGGACAGCGCTCCGCGGGGGAGTTCGCGGCGGCGGTCCGCCGCGCGGCGCGGGAGATCGGTGAACAGGTCGCCTGCGACGCCCGGTACATCGGCCGCGTGGAGTCCGGCGAGATCCGCTGCCCCAACTACGCGTACGAACGGGTCTTCCTCCACATGTTCCCCGGGGCCGGCCTTGCGGACCTGGGCTTCTCGGCCCGCGAGACCGTGCGTGGCCGGGGGGCGCGCACTCCGGACGCGGACGCTCCGGCGCACCGCACCACTCCACCGCCCCCCACGCTCCACAGCGACACCGACGAGGAGAGCGACGTGCTGCGTCGCATGTTCATGACCAGCGGGACCGCCACGGTGGCTGCCGCGTCCCTGGGCCTCGGCGGCGCATCCGCCGCCGCCCTGACCAGCCTGCCCGCACAGCGCCGGGTGGGCGAGGCCGAAGTGACCGCCGTCGAGAAGGCGGTGCGGCAGATCCGGCTGCTGGACGACCGGCACGGGGCCGACGGCCTCTACCGGCGGGCCGCCCAGCCGCTCCGGGCTGCGTACGCCCTGCTCGACGCGGGAACGACCACGCGCCGCGCCACCGCGGACCGGCTGCACGCGGGCGCGGGCGAGCTGGCGATCTCGGTGGGCTGGCTGGCCCACGACTCGGGCCGCTTCGAGGACGCCCGCTCCCACTACGCGGAGGCGCTGGCGACGGCGCGGCTGGCGGGGGACGCGGCGCTGGAGGCGCACGCCTTCTGCAACGCGTCGTTCCTGGCCAGGGATACGGGACGGCCGCGCGAGGCGGTGCGCGCGGCGGAGGCCGGCCAGCGGGCCGCCCGGCCGCTGGGCTCCCCGCGGCTGCTGGCGCTGCTGGCCCTGCGGGAGGCGGGGGGCCGGGCGGGGCTCGGTGACCGCACGGGGTGCGACCAGGCGATCGGGCGGGCGCACGCCGCGTTCGAGCGGGGGGCGACCGTGTCCGACCCGGAGTGGATGACCTTCTTCCGCGAGGCGGAGATGGAGATGCTGCAGGCCCAGTGCTGGTCGGCGCTGGGCGACTGGCCGCGGGCGGCGCGTCACGCGCGGCGGGCCACCCGGTTCCAGGACCCGCACTTCACACGGAACCTGGCGCTCTACCGGGCCCAGCTGACCGGCGACCTGGCACGCGCCGGGATCGCGGACGAGGCGGCGGCAGCGGGACACGCGGTGCTGGACCTGCTGGACCAGGTCCAGTCTTCCCGCATCCGCGCGATGCTGGCGAGCGCGGTGCGGGTGCTGCGGGCGCAGAGCGGTTCGCCTGCGGTCACGGATTTCGTCTCCCGGTACGCGGAGGCGGGCGCGGCCGTGACCGGTCCGTCGGCTCGGCCACCGGCTGCCCGCTGA
- a CDS encoding spermidine synthase — MARRGASAGGASARKRSDRKREPLVAEVDGGRAELVPDRERPHGWTLLLDDAPQSHVDLDDPSFLSFEYQRRIGHMIDLAAPAQQPLQVLHLGGGAFTLARYVAATRPRSTQQIIEVDAALVQLVRRELPLDPQARIRVRSADARAGLAKIQDGWADLVIADVFSGARTPAHLTSAEFLAEVRRVLKPGGQYVANLADGPPLAHLRGQIATAATLFPELALAADPTVWRGRRFGNAVLLASDLPLAVAELTRRVATDPHPGRVEHGRALADFTGGAAPVTDAGAKASPAPPPSTFT, encoded by the coding sequence GTGGCACGTCGAGGAGCGTCGGCAGGAGGCGCGAGCGCCCGGAAGCGGTCCGACCGCAAGCGGGAGCCCCTCGTGGCGGAGGTGGACGGCGGTCGAGCCGAGCTGGTGCCCGACCGCGAGCGGCCCCACGGCTGGACGCTGCTGCTGGACGACGCCCCGCAGTCGCACGTGGACCTCGACGATCCCTCGTTCCTGTCCTTCGAGTACCAGCGCAGGATCGGCCACATGATCGATCTCGCCGCGCCCGCCCAGCAGCCCCTGCAGGTGCTGCACCTCGGCGGCGGGGCCTTCACGCTCGCCCGCTACGTCGCCGCGACCCGCCCGCGCTCCACCCAGCAGATCATCGAGGTCGACGCGGCGCTCGTCCAACTGGTCCGCCGGGAGCTTCCGTTGGACCCGCAGGCCCGGATACGCGTCCGTTCCGCCGACGCCCGCGCCGGACTCGCCAAGATCCAGGACGGCTGGGCGGACCTCGTCATCGCCGACGTCTTCAGCGGAGCCCGTACCCCCGCGCACCTCACCTCGGCAGAATTCCTCGCCGAGGTCCGCCGCGTCCTGAAGCCCGGCGGACAGTACGTCGCCAACCTCGCCGACGGACCGCCGCTGGCCCACCTCCGCGGCCAGATCGCCACCGCCGCCACGCTCTTCCCCGAGCTGGCACTCGCCGCCGACCCGACCGTCTGGCGCGGCCGGCGCTTCGGCAACGCCGTGCTGCTCGCCTCGGATCTGCCGCTCGCCGTCGCCGAACTCACCCGCCGGGTCGCGACCGATCCGCACCCCGGCCGGGTCGAACACGGGCGGGCGCTCGCGGACTTCACCGGAGGCGCCGCCCCCGTCACGGACGCGGGCGCCAAGGCGTCCCCGGCACCCCCGCCCTCGACGTTCACGTAG
- a CDS encoding histidine phosphatase family protein — MAPRILLARHGQTQWSVQGNHTGRTDIPLLDTGREGAKLLGERLHREPWAGLPGVEVRTSPLVRASETCAIAGFGERAEPWDALMEWDYGAYEGLTPAQIKADRPDWLIWRDGVPEGETPAELSARADEIVDWARSADRDVLVFAHGHILRALGARWLGEDVSFAARIRLDPTSLSVLGWAYGMPALERWNDTGHLDG; from the coding sequence ATGGCACCGCGCATCCTGCTCGCCCGGCACGGCCAGACCCAGTGGTCGGTGCAGGGCAATCACACCGGCAGGACGGACATTCCGCTGCTGGACACCGGCCGTGAGGGCGCCAAGCTGCTCGGCGAGCGCCTGCACCGCGAGCCGTGGGCGGGCCTGCCGGGTGTCGAGGTCAGGACCAGCCCGCTCGTCCGGGCGTCCGAGACCTGTGCGATCGCCGGGTTCGGTGAGCGGGCGGAGCCGTGGGACGCGCTGATGGAGTGGGACTACGGGGCCTACGAGGGCCTGACCCCGGCCCAGATCAAGGCGGACCGGCCGGACTGGCTGATCTGGCGGGACGGGGTGCCGGAGGGTGAGACGCCGGCGGAGCTGTCCGCCCGTGCGGACGAGATCGTGGACTGGGCGCGCTCGGCGGACCGCGATGTCCTGGTCTTCGCCCACGGCCACATCCTGCGGGCCCTGGGGGCGCGGTGGCTGGGGGAGGACGTGTCGTTCGCGGCGCGCATCCGGCTCGACCCGACGTCGCTGTCGGTGCTGGGCTGGGCGTACGGCATGCCCGCGCTGGAGCGCTGGAACGACACGGGTCACCTGGACGGATAG
- a CDS encoding response regulator transcription factor → MARVLVVEDDQFVRSALIRHLSEASHTVRSVGTALEALREVAHFGFDVVILDLGLPDLDGAEALKMLRSITDVPVIIATARDDEAEIVRLLNDGADDYLTKPFSVEHLSARMAAVLRRSRAAGGEAPPPRVIQVGGLSIDPLRRQAELDGATLDLTRREFDLLTFLAGRPGVVVARRELLAEVWQQSYGDDQTIDVHLSWLRRKLGETAARPRYLHTLRGVGVKLEPPA, encoded by the coding sequence ATGGCAAGAGTGCTCGTGGTCGAGGACGACCAGTTCGTACGTTCCGCCCTCATCCGGCACCTCAGCGAGGCATCCCACACCGTGCGGAGTGTCGGCACCGCGCTCGAAGCGCTGCGCGAGGTCGCGCATTTCGGATTCGACGTGGTCATCCTCGACCTCGGACTGCCCGACCTCGACGGAGCCGAGGCACTGAAGATGCTCCGCTCCATCACCGACGTCCCCGTCATCATCGCGACGGCGCGGGACGACGAGGCCGAGATCGTGCGCCTCCTCAACGACGGGGCCGACGACTACCTGACCAAGCCGTTCTCGGTGGAACACCTCTCGGCGCGGATGGCCGCCGTGCTGCGCCGTTCCCGGGCGGCCGGCGGCGAGGCGCCGCCGCCGCGCGTCATCCAGGTCGGCGGGCTCTCCATAGACCCGCTGCGCCGGCAGGCCGAACTGGACGGGGCCACCCTCGATCTGACCCGCCGCGAATTCGACCTCCTGACCTTTCTGGCCGGCCGGCCCGGTGTGGTCGTGGCCCGCAGGGAACTGCTCGCGGAGGTCTGGCAGCAGTCCTACGGCGACGACCAGACCATCGACGTCCATCTCTCGTGGCTGCGCCGCAAACTGGGCGAGACCGCCGCCCGGCCGCGCTATCTGCACACCCTGCGCGGTGTCGGTGTGAAGCTGGAGCCGCCGGCATGA